The window TCGGCGCCGTGCTCCTTGAGCATGAAGACGACGTGCTCGGCGAAGGAGTTGAGGTTCCACTTCGGCAGCATCGAGCGGACGCGGCCCGCGAGCGACGGGTTGGCGACGAGGTAGCCGAAGCGGATGCCGTGCAGGCCGAAGTTCTTGCCGAGGCTGCGCAGCACGATGACGTTGGGCCGCAGCATGGCCTCCTGGACGACGGACGGCTCGGCCTCGGCGTCCGCGAACTCCAGGAACGACTCGTCGATGACGACCAGGTCGAGGTCGGCCATGGCGTCCATGAACTGCACGATGGCGTGCTTGTGGAGGAAGCCGCCGTCGGGGTTGTTGGGGTTGCAGATGACGGCGACCCGCGTGCCCCGGGCGCGGATGAACTCGGCGTACTGCGCGAGGTCGAGGGCGAAGCCGCTGGACTCCTGGAGCGGGAACATGTCGACCCGCTTGCCGGTCTCCATGGGCTGGTCGGTCCAGCGGCCGAAGGTGGGGACGGGGATGGCGAGGGACTCGCGGACGAGGAGGTGGTCGATCCAGGTGATGAGCTCGGTGGAGCCGTTGCCCATGGCCACGCACTGCGGCGGCAGCTGGAGCAGGCTGCACAGTTCGGCCGTGATGGTGTCGGCGCCGCTCGGGTAGTACGTGATGATGTCGCGGAGTCTGGCCCCCATGTCGTCGAACATGGCCGGGGTCGGGAAGTACGGGTTGCAGGGGATACAGAAGTCCACCGGCCCGGCGCCTTCGCCGCCCTCACGTGTCAACGCCGCCATCGACGGGCTGTGAGCCGCGGTGCTGCGGAACAGCGACGTGACGTTGTCGGCCATGGAACCTCCGTATGAGGCGGGTCCGTTGGGGACGGCCGGACCCGACGTTTAAGGGCGGCCCGCGCGGGGGAGCGCGGGCCGCCCTTACATACGGAGACTGTGGTGACACTGTTCAACCGTTGGGAATACGGTCAGAACTTGTGTCCTACCTGTGAAGGCTTGTCAGTGGCGCCACAGGTGTCAGCAGTCGAACGAGTGGATCGTCGTCGTCCGGTACGTCTGCCCGGGCCGCAGCACCGTGGAGGGGAACTTCGGCTTGTTCGGCGAGTCCGGGAAGTGCTGCGTCTCCAGGCAGAGCGCGTCGCCCTGCCGGTAGGTGCGGCCGGACGGGCCGGTCAGCGTGCCGTCGAGGAAGTTGCCGGAGTAGAACTGCAGGCCCGGCTCGTTCGTGGCGATCCTCAGGGTGCGGCCGGAGGCCGGGTCGCGCAGGGTCGCGACATGCTCGGGCCGGGCGGTGCGGCCCTTGTCGAGGACCCAGTTGTGGTCGAAGCCCTTGGCGGTCACCAGCTGGGGGTGCGCGACACGTATGTCCCGGCCGATCGGCTTGGCACGGCCGAAGTCGAAGGGCGTGCCCGCGACCTTGGCCAGCTCGCCCGTGGGGATCAGGCCCGCGTCGGTGGGCGTGTAGCGGGAGGCGGCGATCTGGAGCTCGTGGTCCTCGATCGTGCCGCTGCCCTCGCCGGCGAGGTTCCAGTAGACGTGGCTGGTGAGGTTGACGACGGTGGCCTTGTCGGTGGTGGCCTCGTAGTCGACGCGCCAGTCGCCGTGCCGGGTGAGCGTGTACGTCACCTTCGTCTTGAGCGTGCCGGGGTAGCCCATCTCGCCGTCGACGCTCGTGTAGTACAGGTGCAGACCGACGTCGGAGCCCTTGGTGAACGGCTCGATGTCCCATACGCGCTTGTCGAAGCCCTTGGCCCCGCCGTGCAGGCTCTGCTCGCCGTCGTTGACGGAGAGCTGGTAGTCCTTGCCGTCGAGGGTGAACTTGCCCTTGCCGATGCGGTTGCCGTAGCGGCCGATCAGGGCGCCGAAGTAGGGGCTCTTGGCGACGTAGTCCTCGACGTTGTCGAAGCCCGCGGAGACGTTGGCGTAGCGGCCGCGGCGGTCGGGGATCTCCAGGGACTGGACGATGCCGCCGTAGGAGAGGACCTTCAGGCGGGTGCCGCCGTTCTCCAGGGCCCAGCTGTAGATCTTGGTGCCGTCGGCGAGCTTGCCGAAGAGCGTCTTCACCGGCTTCCTGCCTCCCGTGGCGTGCGCCGTGCCGCCGAGGGTGGTGGCGGCCATGCCCGCCGCCGCTGCTCCGGCGATGACCGTGCGTCTGTTCAGTTCCATGCGTGCGGCTCCCGTATAAGGAGAGGGCCCCGCCTTCCCGGCGGGGCCCCGATCTGACTTACGAACCGACCTTGCGCTTGTTCCACACGTCGAACCCGACCGCCGCCAGCAGGACCAGGCCCTTGATGACCTGCTGCCAGTCGGTGCCGATGCCGACGAGGTTCATACCGTTGTTCAGCACGCCCAGGACCAGGCCGCCGATGATCGCGCCGAGCACGGTGCCGACACCGCCGCTCATCGACGCACCGCCGATGAACGAGGCCGCGATCGCCTCCAGTTCGAAGTTGAGGCCGGCCTTGGGAGAGGCCGCGTTGAAGCGGGCGGCGAAGACCAGACCCGCCAGGGCCGCGAGCATGCCCATGTTCAGGAAGACCAGGAAGGTGACCTTCTTGTCCTTCACACCCGACAGCTTGGCCGCGGGCAGATTGCCGCCGATGGCGTAGATGTGGCGGCCGACGATCGCGTTGCGCATCACGTAGCCGAAACCGACGAGCAGCACACCGAGGATGAGCAGCACGATCGGGGCGCCCTTGTAGCTGGCCAGCAGCATCGTCAGCGTGAGGATGGCGGCGCCGAGCGCGACCAGCTTCAGCAGGAACAGCTTGAAGGGCGGGACGTCCAGGGAGAACTCCTGCTGCCGCCTGCGGTCACGGACCTCCTGGAAGACCACGAAGGCGATCATCGCGAAGCCCAGCAGCAGCGTCAGGTTGTGGTAGTTGGTCTGCGGGCCGACCTCGGGCAGGAACCCGTTGGCGACCTTCTGCAGGCCCTCCGGGAACGGGCCGAGCGTCTGGCCCTCCAGGAAGATCTCGGTCAGACCGCGGAAGATCAGCATGCCCGCCAGGGTCACGATGAACGACGGTATGCCGCCGTACGCGATGAAGAACCCCTGGACGGCGCCCGCGATGGCGCCCACGGCCAGGCACAGCACCACGGCGAGCAGCCACGGTATGTCGTGCTTGACCATG of the Streptomyces koelreuteriae genome contains:
- a CDS encoding aldose epimerase family protein — encoded protein: MELNRRTVIAGAAAAGMAATTLGGTAHATGGRKPVKTLFGKLADGTKIYSWALENGGTRLKVLSYGGIVQSLEIPDRRGRYANVSAGFDNVEDYVAKSPYFGALIGRYGNRIGKGKFTLDGKDYQLSVNDGEQSLHGGAKGFDKRVWDIEPFTKGSDVGLHLYYTSVDGEMGYPGTLKTKVTYTLTRHGDWRVDYEATTDKATVVNLTSHVYWNLAGEGSGTIEDHELQIAASRYTPTDAGLIPTGELAKVAGTPFDFGRAKPIGRDIRVAHPQLVTAKGFDHNWVLDKGRTARPEHVATLRDPASGRTLRIATNEPGLQFYSGNFLDGTLTGPSGRTYRQGDALCLETQHFPDSPNKPKFPSTVLRPGQTYRTTTIHSFDC
- the mmsB gene encoding multiple monosaccharide ABC transporter permease yields the protein MSTDVTAKTPAPAPTGKGGEATGGGLLQLMLDGMRRNMRQYGMLFALGLIVVLFAVWTDGDLLLPRNVSNLVLQNSYILILAIGMMLVIIAGHIDLSVGSLTAFVGSMAAVFMVKHDIPWLLAVVLCLAVGAIAGAVQGFFIAYGGIPSFIVTLAGMLIFRGLTEIFLEGQTLGPFPEGLQKVANGFLPEVGPQTNYHNLTLLLGFAMIAFVVFQEVRDRRRQQEFSLDVPPFKLFLLKLVALGAAILTLTMLLASYKGAPIVLLILGVLLVGFGYVMRNAIVGRHIYAIGGNLPAAKLSGVKDKKVTFLVFLNMGMLAALAGLVFAARFNAASPKAGLNFELEAIAASFIGGASMSGGVGTVLGAIIGGLVLGVLNNGMNLVGIGTDWQQVIKGLVLLAAVGFDVWNKRKVGS